One segment of Anastrepha obliqua isolate idAnaObli1 chromosome 3, idAnaObli1_1.0, whole genome shotgun sequence DNA contains the following:
- the LOC129243047 gene encoding T-complex protein 1 subunit theta-like, translated as MTLIVLCMMMQIPNKCLTCDGHYVPSSATTEINLASELAPHLDTLPGLEQYAVRRCIRNTYTSKSSRFTSTFTCF; from the exons ATGACATTGATCGTGCTGTGTATGATGATGCAAATACCTAATAAGTGTTTGACATGTGACGGTCATTATGTGCCTAGTTCTGCTACCACTGAAATCAATTTGGCTTCCGAACTGGCTCCCCACCTTGATACCCTACCCGGTCTAGAACAATATGCTGTACGTAGATGCATTCGCAACACCTACACGAGCAAGTCCTCGCGCTTTACGTCTACATTTACAT GTTTTTGA